In a genomic window of Siphonobacter curvatus:
- a CDS encoding Gfo/Idh/MocA family protein — protein MNASKELRIGLIGTGFMGRTHSNGYKRVGDFFPKLAYRPVLQAVCSRNLEKVTDFAQQWGYASVETDWQALIARDDIDAIDICTPNEWHAEIALAAAAAGKMILCEKPLARTLPEAEAMVAAVEKAGVRNTVWYNYRRLPAVTLAKQIIDSGQLGRIFHYRANFLQDWTINANLSQGGGNWRMDVASAGSGVTGDLLAHCIDTALWLNGSIRDVSAVTETFIKERVHEQTGELTAVGIDDACLFHCHFENGSLGLFESTRYARGHKALYTFEINGEHASIRWDLHDLNRLEYFDHRDASALRGWRSIHVTDGEHPYLSQWWVPGLGLGYEHSFVHQVADFLKSLETDEPCHPTFLDALQTQRVCQAVLDSAATRSWQNTGIYEAVQ, from the coding sequence ATGAACGCATCCAAAGAACTCCGCATTGGTTTAATTGGTACGGGCTTTATGGGCCGTACGCATTCAAACGGTTATAAACGGGTTGGTGATTTTTTTCCGAAGCTGGCCTATCGTCCGGTTCTGCAGGCCGTCTGTTCGCGAAACCTCGAAAAGGTAACGGATTTTGCTCAGCAATGGGGCTACGCCTCGGTCGAAACGGACTGGCAGGCCCTGATTGCCCGGGACGACATCGATGCCATCGACATCTGTACACCCAACGAGTGGCACGCGGAAATAGCACTAGCAGCAGCGGCAGCCGGAAAAATGATTCTGTGTGAAAAGCCCCTGGCCCGAACCTTACCCGAAGCCGAAGCGATGGTAGCGGCGGTAGAAAAAGCCGGGGTTCGCAATACGGTCTGGTACAATTACCGCCGCCTGCCCGCGGTTACGCTGGCCAAGCAAATCATCGATTCGGGGCAGTTGGGCCGTATCTTTCATTACCGAGCCAATTTTTTGCAGGACTGGACCATAAATGCTAATCTATCACAGGGGGGAGGAAACTGGCGAATGGACGTTGCCTCGGCGGGATCGGGGGTTACGGGTGATTTACTCGCCCACTGCATTGATACGGCTTTGTGGCTGAACGGGTCGATTCGGGACGTATCAGCGGTAACCGAAACGTTCATCAAAGAGCGGGTTCATGAACAAACCGGAGAACTCACGGCCGTCGGTATTGACGATGCCTGCCTGTTTCACTGTCATTTTGAAAACGGTTCGCTCGGTTTGTTCGAATCCACGCGATACGCCCGGGGCCACAAAGCGTTGTATACCTTTGAAATCAACGGCGAACACGCGTCCATCCGCTGGGATCTGCATGATTTGAACCGACTGGAATACTTTGATCACCGCGATGCATCGGCCTTGCGGGGCTGGCGATCCATTCACGTTACGGATGGCGAACATCCCTACCTGAGTCAGTGGTGGGTACCCGGTCTGGGGCTAGGCTACGAACACAGCTTCGTGCATCAGGTCGCCGATTTTCTAAAAAGTCTGGAAACCGATGAACCCTGTCATCCTACCTTTCTCGATGCTCTGCAAACACAACGGGTATGTCAGGCTGTACTGGATTCAGCGGCTACCCGAAGCTGGCAGAACACGGGCATTTACGAAGCGGTACAGTGA
- a CDS encoding sugar phosphate isomerase/epimerase family protein, with the protein MHTFPKLHNATWPGIVGKGPDSEPILSLDTMLELTAGAEVNGITFDGVDLGLFEQHVNLDADDQEIQALADKISGFGLEVGSLVAPIWGGPALGSASEQAFFLEQVRKSCRFGQKLRQIGIRPGGVIRIDSASSPEQWATDPQGNTQKIADTFRRACDIAAEYGETLAAEGEVCWGGMHSWKTMLETLEAVDRPNLGFQADMSHTLLYLLGTNRPEDRILPPDFDWSDRDTLQEALQTLTATLRPWTVDFHVAQNDGTVYGTGSHDKTGRHCLPTDPAGKLDIVHDAGYWLRDEKGQLTKAFRHICWDGCMFPNEVMQRQQTWNDILAVMIQVREAHGWSEA; encoded by the coding sequence ATGCATACATTCCCTAAACTTCATAACGCTACCTGGCCCGGCATTGTCGGCAAGGGGCCTGACTCGGAACCCATTCTTTCCCTTGATACCATGCTTGAACTGACGGCCGGGGCCGAAGTCAACGGCATTACCTTCGATGGCGTAGATCTGGGTCTCTTCGAGCAGCACGTCAATCTGGATGCCGACGATCAGGAGATTCAGGCACTCGCTGACAAAATTAGCGGCTTTGGTCTGGAGGTCGGTAGTCTGGTGGCTCCCATCTGGGGCGGCCCGGCCCTGGGTTCTGCATCGGAGCAAGCCTTTTTTCTGGAACAGGTTCGTAAATCCTGTCGATTTGGACAGAAGTTACGGCAGATCGGGATTCGTCCTGGCGGCGTCATTCGCATTGACTCGGCCAGCTCGCCGGAGCAGTGGGCCACGGACCCGCAAGGGAATACGCAAAAAATTGCCGATACCTTTCGCCGGGCCTGCGACATTGCCGCCGAATACGGAGAAACGCTGGCGGCGGAGGGGGAAGTCTGCTGGGGGGGAATGCACAGCTGGAAAACCATGCTCGAAACGCTGGAAGCCGTCGATCGACCTAACCTGGGTTTTCAGGCGGATATGTCGCATACGCTTCTGTATCTGCTGGGAACGAACCGGCCCGAAGATCGCATCTTACCGCCCGATTTCGACTGGAGTGACCGCGATACCCTGCAAGAGGCCCTTCAAACGCTAACGGCAACCCTACGGCCTTGGACGGTCGATTTTCACGTGGCCCAAAACGATGGAACCGTGTACGGAACGGGCTCGCACGATAAAACCGGACGGCATTGTTTACCCACGGACCCCGCGGGTAAACTCGACATTGTACACGATGCGGGCTACTGGCTGCGGGATGAAAAGGGGCAGCTCACCAAAGCCTTCCGCCACATTTGCTGGGATGGCTGTATGTTTCCCAACGAAGTAATGCAACGGCAGCAAACCTGGAACGACATTCTGGCGGTGATGATTCAGGTACGTGAAGCTCACGGCTGGTCAGAAGCTTAA
- a CDS encoding class I mannose-6-phosphate isomerase, whose amino-acid sequence MTSASMAARALEQGQGILRLAPTWVPRSFCVPGRRIKLHPDDYYVLGGERGGIDERWLASTTPAKNGPLTGQDEGLSQIVFEADGTCHQFLLKDAVAELKGALIGDRLWNEYQSWPMYSKFFDNMGPLPHHIHHNDEHARLIGQLGKPEAYYFPPQLNNHGGDFPYTFFGLTPGTTHSQVRQCLENFTKGDNKITNLSQAYRLEPGTGWDVPPGLLHAPGSLCTYEPQKASDVFAMYQSLVNEAIIPEELLWNGTPPERRGDVEQLLEVIDWDLNLDPEMMQNRFMAPKAVRDSEAMQGYQESWVCYKSEAFSAKELTVLPGQTVTIQDGAAYGLILMQGHGKLGVWNIETPSLIRYGQLTSDEFFVSENAALAGVVITNASATEPLVMLKHFGPNNPDLVLD is encoded by the coding sequence ATGACATCAGCAAGCATGGCCGCCCGGGCCTTAGAGCAGGGACAAGGCATTCTACGACTGGCTCCTACCTGGGTGCCCCGCTCTTTTTGCGTACCGGGTCGGCGAATCAAACTGCATCCCGATGACTACTACGTACTCGGGGGCGAGCGGGGTGGTATCGATGAACGCTGGCTGGCTTCGACGACACCTGCCAAAAACGGACCCTTAACGGGCCAGGACGAAGGCCTCAGTCAGATTGTGTTCGAAGCAGACGGAACCTGTCATCAGTTTCTTTTGAAGGATGCCGTAGCGGAGTTGAAGGGAGCGTTAATCGGCGATCGACTTTGGAATGAATACCAGAGCTGGCCGATGTATTCCAAGTTTTTCGACAACATGGGACCCTTGCCGCATCACATCCACCATAACGACGAACACGCCCGGCTCATCGGTCAGTTGGGTAAACCAGAGGCTTATTACTTTCCACCACAACTTAACAACCACGGCGGAGACTTTCCCTATACGTTCTTTGGACTGACGCCGGGGACCACGCATTCGCAGGTCCGCCAATGCCTGGAAAATTTTACCAAAGGCGATAACAAAATCACCAATCTTTCGCAGGCATACCGGCTCGAACCCGGTACCGGCTGGGACGTGCCGCCCGGCTTACTGCACGCTCCCGGTAGCCTGTGTACGTACGAACCGCAAAAGGCCTCGGACGTTTTCGCCATGTACCAGTCCCTGGTCAATGAAGCGATTATTCCGGAAGAACTACTCTGGAATGGAACACCACCCGAACGTCGCGGGGATGTAGAACAGCTCCTGGAAGTGATCGACTGGGACCTGAATCTGGACCCGGAGATGATGCAAAACCGATTCATGGCTCCTAAAGCTGTACGCGATTCGGAAGCGATGCAAGGTTACCAGGAAAGCTGGGTGTGCTATAAATCCGAAGCCTTCAGTGCTAAAGAATTGACCGTCCTGCCTGGCCAGACCGTAACCATTCAGGATGGGGCGGCATATGGACTCATTCTCATGCAAGGGCACGGGAAACTGGGGGTCTGGAACATCGAAACGCCCAGCCTGATTCGCTACGGGCAGCTGACCAGCGATGAATTTTTTGTCAGCGAAAATGCAGCTCTTGCGGGTGTTGTAATTACCAATGCTTCCGCCACGGAGCCGCTGGTGATGCTCAAACACTTCGGTCCCAACAATCCCGATCTGGTACTTGATTAG
- a CDS encoding aldose 1-epimerase family protein → MAGIDQRSRDKISNPAQLGGIETSVLDNGPGRGNRIAWVNTGAGLRYKVVLDRGMDIAEAFYQQHSLAWLSHGGVTTPQPFSNRGLGWLRTFGGGLLTTCGLTHVGGPESDEWGERGLHDTFSNTPAELECITQPDPFTGQLVMSVRGRIRQSQALGTRLELSRTLSSTLGKASLRLRDEIVNRGNTTAPHMLLYHINLGWPLIDEGARLLWRGSWEAGSGHPQLFRPEHDFRTCPAPLDAHAGAGEEVAFINLEADDAGQCQCGVYNKALGLALVIRFYKQQLPWLTNWQHWGKGEYVTGLEPGTHPPVGQNQARATRQLIWLEPGERRWYELEIEVLTDPRALETLFMPYH, encoded by the coding sequence ATGGCAGGAATCGATCAGCGGAGCCGGGACAAAATTTCCAATCCCGCCCAACTGGGTGGCATCGAAACGTCCGTACTGGATAACGGACCCGGACGGGGGAATCGAATCGCCTGGGTGAATACCGGAGCGGGACTGCGGTACAAAGTAGTACTGGATCGGGGAATGGATATTGCCGAGGCTTTTTACCAGCAACACAGTCTGGCCTGGCTGAGTCACGGGGGCGTTACCACGCCGCAGCCCTTTTCTAACCGGGGTTTGGGCTGGCTGCGAACCTTCGGGGGCGGCCTGCTGACTACCTGTGGATTGACGCACGTAGGTGGTCCGGAAAGCGACGAATGGGGGGAACGCGGTCTGCACGATACATTCAGCAATACACCCGCAGAACTCGAATGTATCACGCAACCCGATCCATTCACGGGTCAGCTGGTTATGAGCGTACGCGGGCGGATTCGTCAAAGTCAGGCCTTAGGTACACGGTTGGAACTAAGCCGTACCCTTTCGTCAACGTTGGGAAAAGCCAGTCTTCGCTTGCGGGACGAAATAGTCAATCGGGGTAACACTACGGCTCCGCACATGCTGCTGTACCATATCAATCTGGGCTGGCCGCTCATCGACGAGGGTGCCCGCCTCCTTTGGCGGGGTTCCTGGGAGGCGGGTTCAGGTCACCCGCAGCTGTTTCGGCCCGAGCACGATTTTCGTACCTGTCCCGCCCCCCTGGACGCCCACGCCGGGGCGGGGGAGGAAGTAGCCTTTATTAATCTGGAAGCGGATGACGCAGGGCAATGTCAATGCGGCGTATATAACAAAGCGTTAGGATTGGCACTCGTCATTCGCTTTTATAAACAACAGCTTCCCTGGTTGACCAACTGGCAACATTGGGGAAAGGGCGAGTACGTGACGGGCCTTGAACCCGGAACTCACCCACCAGTGGGTCAGAACCAGGCCCGAGCAACCCGGCAACTGATTTGGCTCGAACCCGGTGAACGTCGTTGGTACGAACTGGAAATAGAGGTTCTGACGGATCCGCGGGCTCTGGAAACGCTTTTCATGCCATACCACTAA
- a CDS encoding 3-keto-disaccharide hydrolase: MKRHARITLLLFFGLWIGSPEGWAQTTESGFVPLLNGSSLEGWEGDPTYWRIENGTLVGEVTPTTLLKTNTFLIWQQQQPADFELKGIFRITKDGNSGINYRSERVPEVPYALKGYQADIDGQNKYTGQNYEERGRTTLAYRGQQTRIQPFTQGNVRELVKNNAWTMLTVEKSLGEAEALQSRIKTEDWNEFHLIVKGNRLQHFINGVLMSDVTDLDTVNGKKAGLLGVQVHVGPPMKVEYRNLRLKTL, from the coding sequence ATGAAACGACACGCACGAATTACGCTCCTACTCTTCTTCGGACTTTGGATCGGTAGCCCCGAAGGCTGGGCCCAGACCACCGAATCCGGTTTTGTACCCCTGTTGAACGGATCATCGCTGGAAGGCTGGGAAGGTGATCCCACCTACTGGCGGATCGAAAACGGTACGCTGGTGGGCGAGGTAACGCCTACTACTCTTCTGAAAACTAATACTTTCCTGATCTGGCAGCAACAGCAACCGGCGGATTTTGAATTGAAGGGCATCTTTCGGATTACCAAGGATGGGAATTCGGGCATCAATTACCGCAGTGAACGCGTCCCGGAAGTACCCTACGCCCTGAAAGGCTATCAGGCAGATATCGATGGCCAAAACAAATACACGGGGCAGAATTACGAGGAACGAGGCCGCACGACGCTCGCGTACCGGGGCCAGCAAACTCGCATTCAGCCCTTTACGCAGGGAAACGTCCGCGAACTGGTTAAAAACAATGCCTGGACAATGCTGACGGTTGAGAAATCGCTGGGGGAAGCGGAAGCTCTGCAAAGCCGTATCAAAACCGAGGATTGGAATGAATTTCACCTGATTGTGAAAGGGAATCGCCTGCAACATTTTATCAATGGAGTATTGATGAGTGACGTGACCGACCTGGATACGGTAAATGGCAAAAAAGCGGGTTTACTAGGGGTGCAGGTACACGTAGGTCCGCCCATGAAAGTCGAATATCGGAATCTCCGGCTAAAAACCTTGTAA
- a CDS encoding c-type cytochrome: MALPSFFTRQTLMYGLLLLGILGSTAWIVQAPEPEHPKVKKLKLPAGFKAEHLYSPSEQKQGSWVAMTFDGKGRLITADQYGYLYRLEIPPLGVPDAKPRVEPLPIQLPDANVPDSVKTKVRMGYAQGLLWAFNSLYVMVNHESDKNFDKGSGLYRLQDTNGDDQFDKITLLKSLKGEGEHGPHSLVLAPDKQSIYVIAGNHTDVPEMNSYRLPKNWQEDNLLPTIKDPRGHAVDRMAPGGWIAHIDSLGSNWELVAAGFRNPFDLAFNEAGELFTYDSDMEWDFGLPWYRPTRICHVTSGAEFGWRTGNGKWLPAYPDNLPPVVNVGQGSPTNLIHGGSARFPEKYRNALFAFDWSFGIIYAVQLKPKGASYEAQLEEFISGPALPLTDGLIGPDGALYFLTGGRRLESDLYRVSYQGAVEEPKAVTASLTSEQQLRRQLEAFHEKAQPQAVDVAWPHLNHSDRFVRYAARLALEHQPVAQWQEKALQESDPQRSLQALLALTRQAPANLKSQVLEALAKIKFERLNEAQQVDWLRVHELVLLRLGTPTAPEKTRLLSILEPLYPARSAVLNRGLSKLLIALESPQAAPKTLALMRQKEEPGSQTLGGIAATSSSDLILRNPQYGLDIAKMLEKIPPAQQTFYAVMLSRQQTGWTSELRSQYFKWFAQAFQYQGGRSYIGFIDKARKMALSQVPKEQFDRYNKLSGEGLIGRSGNELASNYTLQGPGRNWKTSDALAVVDSGLNLRNFDRGKNLYSAILCSRCHTLRGEGGDIGPDLTQLGTRFSNKDILEAIIDPDKTVSDQYASTIFSLKNGKSLVGRLVNEDKTSYTISQNPFAPEQVQKIPKKNVTSTKYSSVSMMLPGLINGLNAEELKDLMAFLKSSGNPQHEVYQPKTAGGNE; encoded by the coding sequence ATGGCTTTACCCTCTTTTTTTACCAGGCAGACGCTCATGTATGGACTGCTGCTGTTGGGGATCCTGGGCTCGACTGCCTGGATCGTTCAGGCCCCGGAGCCTGAACATCCGAAAGTCAAAAAACTCAAACTACCCGCCGGATTCAAAGCGGAACACCTCTACAGCCCCTCGGAGCAGAAGCAGGGTTCGTGGGTGGCGATGACCTTTGATGGAAAAGGCCGACTCATTACTGCCGATCAGTATGGCTACCTCTATCGCCTGGAAATTCCGCCGCTGGGAGTACCGGATGCGAAACCAAGGGTGGAGCCCCTGCCGATTCAATTACCGGATGCCAACGTACCCGATTCAGTCAAAACGAAAGTTCGAATGGGCTACGCTCAGGGTTTACTCTGGGCTTTTAACAGCCTGTATGTCATGGTAAACCACGAGAGTGACAAGAACTTCGACAAAGGCAGCGGCCTGTATCGGCTTCAGGATACCAATGGTGATGATCAGTTTGATAAAATTACTTTGCTGAAATCCCTGAAAGGGGAAGGTGAACACGGTCCGCATAGCCTGGTATTGGCTCCAGACAAGCAGTCCATCTACGTCATCGCGGGAAATCATACGGACGTACCCGAAATGAACAGCTATCGACTACCCAAAAATTGGCAGGAAGATAACCTGCTGCCCACGATCAAAGATCCGAGAGGACACGCCGTAGACCGGATGGCACCGGGGGGGTGGATTGCCCACATCGACTCGCTGGGTTCGAACTGGGAACTCGTCGCGGCGGGTTTTCGGAACCCCTTCGATCTGGCCTTCAACGAAGCGGGCGAACTGTTCACGTACGACTCGGATATGGAATGGGATTTCGGACTGCCCTGGTACCGGCCCACCCGCATCTGCCACGTAACGAGTGGGGCGGAGTTTGGCTGGCGAACGGGTAATGGCAAATGGCTGCCGGCGTATCCGGATAATTTACCGCCCGTCGTAAATGTTGGACAAGGCTCACCTACGAACCTCATCCACGGAGGCTCCGCCCGTTTTCCCGAAAAATACCGGAACGCTTTATTTGCTTTCGACTGGAGTTTCGGCATCATCTACGCCGTACAGCTTAAGCCAAAAGGAGCCAGCTACGAAGCCCAACTGGAAGAATTTATTTCCGGACCGGCTCTGCCCCTGACGGATGGACTTATTGGGCCGGATGGTGCTCTGTATTTCCTAACGGGCGGACGTCGGCTCGAATCTGATCTGTACCGGGTCTCCTATCAGGGGGCTGTGGAGGAACCTAAAGCCGTAACCGCTTCGCTAACCTCTGAACAGCAGCTTCGCCGCCAGCTGGAGGCCTTTCACGAAAAGGCTCAGCCGCAGGCCGTAGATGTAGCCTGGCCCCATCTTAACCACTCGGATCGATTTGTCCGGTACGCGGCCCGTCTGGCTCTGGAGCATCAGCCCGTAGCCCAATGGCAGGAAAAAGCCTTGCAGGAATCCGATCCGCAACGTTCGCTTCAGGCCCTGCTGGCCCTGACCCGACAGGCCCCGGCTAACCTGAAGAGTCAGGTACTCGAAGCTCTGGCAAAAATCAAATTCGAGCGGCTTAATGAAGCTCAGCAGGTAGACTGGCTTCGGGTGCATGAATTGGTACTGCTACGCCTGGGCACGCCAACGGCTCCGGAAAAAACTCGCTTACTGTCTATTCTAGAACCACTGTATCCCGCCCGCAGTGCTGTACTCAACCGGGGCTTGAGCAAGCTACTGATCGCCCTGGAATCCCCGCAGGCGGCCCCCAAAACGCTGGCCCTGATGCGTCAGAAAGAAGAACCCGGCAGTCAGACCCTGGGCGGTATTGCCGCTACCAGTTCTTCCGATCTGATTTTGCGTAATCCGCAATATGGACTGGACATTGCCAAGATGCTGGAAAAAATACCCCCCGCCCAGCAGACTTTTTATGCCGTAATGCTCAGTCGCCAGCAAACGGGCTGGACATCGGAACTACGGTCGCAGTACTTCAAATGGTTTGCCCAGGCGTTTCAGTACCAGGGTGGTCGCAGTTACATTGGTTTCATTGATAAGGCCCGGAAAATGGCCCTATCCCAAGTACCCAAAGAGCAGTTTGATCGCTACAACAAACTTTCGGGGGAAGGACTGATCGGTCGGTCGGGGAATGAACTGGCCAGCAATTATACCTTACAGGGACCAGGTCGAAACTGGAAGACGAGCGACGCCCTGGCGGTAGTGGATAGTGGCCTGAACCTTCGCAATTTCGATCGGGGTAAAAACCTCTACTCGGCCATTCTGTGCAGTCGGTGCCATACCCTGCGGGGCGAAGGCGGTGACATTGGTCCGGATTTAACTCAGCTGGGCACTCGCTTTTCCAACAAAGATATTTTAGAAGCCATCATTGACCCGGACAAAACCGTTTCCGATCAGTACGCTTCGACCATCTTTTCCCTGAAAAATGGCAAGTCGCTGGTGGGACGGCTGGTGAACGAAGATAAGACCAGCTATACCATCTCGCAGAATCCCTTTGCTCCGGAGCAGGTTCAGAAGATTCCCAAGAAGAACGTTACATCTACCAAATATTCCTCAGTGTCGATGATGCTTCCGGGCTTGATCAATGGACTCAATGCGGAAGAACTCAAGGATCTGATGGCGTTTTTAAAGTCGTCCGGCAATCCACAACACGAAGTATATCAACCCAAAACGGCGGGGGGTAACGAATAA
- a CDS encoding RagB/SusD family nutrient uptake outer membrane protein encodes MKTYLLFAALLLSLTACQQALDVNPHSFTSGDKYYSTEDQVLKAVNGAYGQLQGLYTGDLYAMAEMRSDNTTYQFNESDRGVQQREEIDEFLINSSNNYVQNVWAALYKGVMQSNVILSRIDAVPFKDESLKAQYVGEAKFLRAVHYFYLVRLFGSVPLITKEIAGPEQAFTAEKASVDNIYQQIISDVQDAANQLPQTYTGQNVGRATKGAAHTLLGHVYLTRKDYAKAIASFEQVKGYTLVSDYASVFATTNKNHSESVFEVQYNADMEGESSNFIYSFGPYNAGVPLTTFQGNLGGMNIPTRNIFQAYEKGDKRRDASIGYYIDAGNDKYSEAFGQDSLPYIKKFFHPPFKLQGRTDDNWPVYRYSHVMLMLAEALNETGQTAAAYQYLNPVRQRAGLAPLAGLSQTAFREAVYHEQRVEVAFENHRWFDLLRTGRAQTVMNAHGVEEKKRLPRLSAAAFNVQDYMLLYPIPQREIRLNGFEQNPGW; translated from the coding sequence ATGAAAACATACCTTTTGTTCGCAGCCCTGTTGTTGAGCCTGACGGCCTGCCAGCAAGCACTCGATGTCAATCCGCACAGCTTTACGAGTGGTGACAAGTACTATAGCACGGAAGATCAGGTGTTAAAAGCCGTCAACGGAGCCTACGGGCAGCTCCAGGGTTTATACACGGGAGATCTGTACGCGATGGCTGAAATGCGATCGGATAACACCACGTACCAGTTCAACGAAAGTGATCGCGGGGTCCAGCAACGGGAGGAAATTGACGAGTTCCTGATTAATTCTTCCAACAATTACGTGCAGAATGTCTGGGCTGCCTTGTACAAGGGCGTCATGCAGTCCAATGTCATCCTGAGCCGGATAGATGCGGTTCCATTTAAGGACGAAAGCCTCAAGGCCCAGTACGTGGGCGAGGCTAAATTCCTGCGGGCGGTGCACTACTTTTATCTGGTACGTTTATTCGGCTCCGTTCCGCTGATTACGAAGGAAATTGCCGGACCTGAACAGGCCTTTACGGCGGAAAAAGCCAGCGTCGACAACATTTACCAGCAAATTATCAGCGACGTGCAGGATGCGGCGAACCAATTGCCGCAAACGTATACGGGCCAAAACGTCGGTCGGGCTACGAAGGGGGCCGCTCATACCTTACTGGGACACGTGTACCTGACGCGGAAAGATTACGCGAAAGCCATCGCCTCCTTCGAACAGGTCAAGGGCTATACACTGGTCAGCGATTACGCCAGTGTATTTGCGACGACAAATAAGAACCATTCCGAATCAGTCTTTGAAGTGCAGTACAACGCCGATATGGAAGGGGAGAGCAGCAACTTTATCTACTCCTTTGGACCGTATAACGCCGGTGTGCCACTCACGACTTTTCAGGGCAATCTGGGTGGTATGAACATTCCCACGCGGAATATTTTTCAGGCCTACGAAAAAGGAGACAAACGGCGGGACGCTTCCATTGGGTACTACATTGATGCCGGTAATGACAAGTATTCGGAAGCGTTTGGCCAGGATTCGCTGCCTTACATCAAAAAATTCTTTCATCCACCCTTCAAGCTACAGGGCCGAACGGACGACAACTGGCCCGTATATCGCTATAGTCATGTGATGCTCATGCTGGCGGAAGCTCTGAATGAAACGGGACAAACGGCTGCGGCGTACCAGTACCTGAATCCCGTTCGTCAACGGGCGGGGCTGGCTCCGCTGGCGGGTCTGAGTCAGACGGCCTTTCGTGAAGCAGTGTATCACGAGCAACGGGTAGAGGTGGCTTTTGAAAACCACCGCTGGTTTGACCTCCTGCGAACCGGACGGGCACAGACGGTAATGAATGCTCACGGTGTCGAGGAGAAAAAGCGACTACCCCGCCTGAGTGCGGCTGCCTTCAATGTGCAGGATTACATGCTGCTATATCCGATTCCCCAGCGGGAAATCCGGCTCAATGGTTTTGAGCAGAATCCGGGCTGGTAA